One region of Edaphobacter bradus genomic DNA includes:
- a CDS encoding copper resistance D family protein produces the protein MIWFLRDIDLLTVLLRAATLAFEALLMGGVAYLLAVALPARASAAVEDFCRRGIRMAALALVAGEVALVSASGALLMSGSDLTLTDVTTTNFFRAGSFAILFAIGLWICARLKSSTATVAMLPLSLLLLAATVSISHATARIDYRVPLAILTAAHHLGTAAWVGAMPYLWISLGRVEDVDEARRLTERYSRMALLGAATLVSAGVGMAGFYLGTWSALYTTASGVMVVAKIYLLLAMAVLGAGNWLLVRRLASDPEPLLARLRRVAEAEICLGFLAILTAASLTSQAPAVDVTAQDRLTAHEIYVRMHPEPPRMTSPSLAALAPPGSLAVAVADSQFAPTVHSDDTDKAWSEYNHHWAGLIVLIAGLLALLSRHRAMRWARFWPLSFAGLAVFILLRADPENWPLGPRPFWQSFAVPEILQHRLGALLIVVFAAFECAVQAGKLRTRWATYVFPAMCALGAATLLTHEHSAQVKEALLAEMSHTPIALLGVSAGCSRWLELRLPRSRMATIAGYLWPLCLALVGLILLNYRELA, from the coding sequence GCGTTGCTGATGGGAGGCGTCGCATATCTTCTGGCTGTGGCGCTGCCGGCGAGGGCGAGCGCGGCCGTCGAAGACTTTTGTCGCCGGGGCATCCGGATGGCCGCGCTTGCGTTGGTGGCTGGCGAGGTTGCCCTGGTTTCGGCATCCGGCGCCCTCCTGATGAGCGGCTCAGATTTGACGCTCACGGATGTGACCACCACGAACTTCTTCCGCGCCGGCTCTTTCGCAATCCTGTTCGCGATTGGACTCTGGATCTGCGCACGCCTGAAAAGCAGCACAGCGACGGTGGCGATGCTCCCGTTGAGTCTACTGCTGCTAGCGGCTACGGTTTCCATAAGCCATGCGACGGCACGCATCGATTACCGGGTCCCGTTGGCGATTCTCACAGCCGCACATCACTTGGGTACAGCGGCTTGGGTTGGCGCAATGCCCTATCTGTGGATCTCCTTAGGCCGCGTCGAAGACGTTGACGAGGCGCGGCGTTTGACCGAGCGCTACTCCCGGATGGCGTTGCTGGGCGCGGCAACGCTGGTGTCGGCCGGAGTGGGCATGGCTGGGTTCTATCTGGGAACGTGGAGCGCGCTATATACCACCGCGTCTGGCGTTATGGTGGTTGCCAAGATTTACCTTTTGTTGGCGATGGCTGTGCTCGGCGCCGGGAATTGGCTTCTGGTGCGGCGTCTGGCCAGTGATCCTGAACCTTTGCTAGCGCGGCTGCGCCGGGTCGCTGAGGCAGAGATTTGTCTAGGATTCCTCGCGATATTGACAGCGGCTTCGCTGACCTCTCAGGCACCTGCGGTCGATGTTACCGCTCAAGATAGGCTGACAGCTCACGAGATCTACGTGCGTATGCATCCAGAACCGCCGCGCATGACCAGTCCGTCCTTAGCTGCGCTGGCTCCTCCAGGTTCACTCGCGGTGGCTGTCGCGGACAGCCAGTTCGCTCCTACTGTGCATAGCGATGACACTGACAAAGCATGGTCGGAGTACAACCATCACTGGGCAGGGCTGATTGTGCTCATTGCAGGGCTGCTGGCGCTGCTCAGCCGGCACCGTGCTATGCGCTGGGCCCGCTTTTGGCCGCTGAGCTTCGCTGGTTTAGCCGTCTTCATCCTGCTGCGCGCCGACCCGGAGAACTGGCCCCTTGGACCACGTCCCTTTTGGCAGAGTTTTGCCGTGCCCGAAATCCTGCAACATCGTCTCGGAGCACTTTTGATCGTGGTTTTCGCAGCCTTCGAATGCGCGGTGCAGGCAGGCAAGCTGAGGACGCGGTGGGCCACTTACGTTTTTCCTGCAATGTGTGCTCTCGGCGCCGCGACGTTGCTGACGCATGAGCATTCGGCCCAAGTGAAAGAAGCGCTGCTTGCGGAGATGAGCCACACCCCTATTGCGCTGCTTGGTGTTTCGGCGGGTTGTAGCCGATGGCTGGAGCTGCGTTTACCCAGGAGCCGCATGGCCACCATCGCCGGCTACCTCTGGCCGCTGTGCCTGGCCCTGGTCGGCTTGATCCTGCTGAACTACCGCGAATTGGCATAG
- a CDS encoding TonB-dependent receptor, whose protein sequence is MTAMFCMVPGVYGQPSVSAINVHMVSEDGRPLPGVIVEGTSQAGIICRTITDNLGRGTLRGCSNDSTTLHISAHLQGYMPAATDINAKDETNLEIALSPEVDVQQSVTVESSPQSVLAESSSSETKLPVASAKYSPLRPNTVVEALPLVPGVIRTPAGRVQISGRDEEHSSLLINSVVVNDPATGGFGLSVPIDTVDLLKVMQSPYLAQYGSFTAGVVSAETRPGGEKWEYSLNDPFPDWRIRSWHLEGVRDASPRLNLGGPLIKNHLYFVEGFEYLVDNAQVRTLPHPVNETRSNAVNSFTQIDAVPDSRNAITATFHFAPHSIEYANLNYFDPQPVTPNADYEENTGTIAHRFSIGRGLLTSIFAGTRVATNVYGQSQSAMVLSPVGNSGSYYSQQGREATRFQWIETWSPANVRWHGQHALQIGGILAHAEDQGTAVGHDVSIVNSSGQLLRRISFAGSGTFSVSDFEPAVYAQDHWVVDKHLAIDAGLRYETQTLTYTSRFAPRGGLAWSPLGDGSTVIRGGLGIFYDSIPLQTYAFSSYPEQVVTTYDGNGNITDGPRRYLNLTSESPSRCLFIHQGRRDGNFAPYSVAWNIEGERVVNQYFSLRLRYLHADARNQLTLTPQTSTSESALVLAGSGALQTHQFEFTSRLGAEKERQFFFSYVRQFAGGDITDASAYLGDFPFPVVRSQITARTTGEIPNRFLLWGTTKLPWRMHIWPRVEYRNGFTWQPVDQFQNYISLVSAAQPRYPAYFTADLRVGKDFTMATKHAVRISLTFRNLTDHNNPLQVHNNSGDPLYGSFFGNYGRHLLADFDFLF, encoded by the coding sequence ATGACAGCAATGTTCTGCATGGTGCCGGGTGTATATGGTCAGCCAAGCGTAAGCGCAATCAATGTGCATATGGTGAGCGAGGATGGACGTCCCTTGCCCGGCGTGATCGTGGAAGGAACCTCGCAAGCAGGAATCATTTGCAGGACGATCACTGACAATCTGGGACGCGGGACTCTGCGTGGTTGCAGCAACGACTCGACAACTCTTCATATCTCCGCGCACCTGCAGGGATACATGCCTGCGGCGACCGACATCAACGCCAAGGACGAGACCAATCTTGAGATTGCCCTCTCGCCTGAGGTTGATGTGCAACAGAGCGTAACGGTAGAGAGCTCTCCGCAAAGCGTGCTGGCGGAAAGCTCCAGCAGCGAGACGAAGCTACCCGTTGCATCTGCCAAATATAGTCCACTGCGTCCTAATACTGTGGTCGAGGCCTTGCCGCTGGTTCCCGGTGTCATCCGTACTCCCGCAGGCCGCGTGCAGATCTCCGGTCGGGATGAAGAGCACAGCAGCCTTCTCATCAATTCAGTCGTTGTCAATGATCCTGCCACGGGAGGTTTTGGCCTAAGTGTTCCCATTGATACTGTCGATCTGCTCAAGGTGATGCAGTCTCCTTATCTTGCCCAATATGGAAGCTTCACTGCTGGAGTCGTGAGTGCAGAAACTCGTCCAGGTGGCGAAAAGTGGGAGTACAGCCTGAATGATCCTTTTCCCGATTGGCGTATTCGCAGTTGGCATCTCGAAGGTGTGCGCGATGCTTCACCGCGACTGAACCTGGGCGGCCCGCTGATCAAAAATCATTTGTACTTTGTGGAAGGCTTCGAGTACCTGGTCGACAACGCCCAAGTTCGTACGCTCCCGCATCCGGTGAATGAGACTCGCTCGAACGCGGTCAACTCATTCACCCAAATTGATGCTGTGCCCGATTCTCGTAACGCAATCACCGCAACTTTCCACTTTGCGCCGCACTCGATTGAATACGCCAATCTGAACTATTTTGATCCGCAGCCAGTGACACCGAATGCTGATTATGAGGAAAATACTGGAACGATCGCACACCGCTTCTCCATTGGCCGTGGCCTTCTTACGTCTATTTTTGCCGGTACTCGGGTCGCGACTAACGTTTACGGTCAGTCGCAAAGCGCGATGGTCCTCTCGCCTGTTGGAAATTCCGGTAGCTATTACAGTCAGCAGGGCCGCGAGGCTACGCGCTTTCAGTGGATCGAAACATGGTCTCCTGCGAATGTGAGGTGGCACGGCCAGCATGCTCTCCAGATCGGTGGTATCCTCGCGCACGCAGAAGATCAAGGTACTGCCGTGGGCCACGATGTCAGCATCGTCAATTCCTCCGGCCAACTGCTGCGAAGAATCTCCTTTGCTGGCAGCGGCACCTTCAGCGTTTCGGATTTTGAACCGGCTGTGTACGCGCAGGATCACTGGGTTGTGGACAAACACCTGGCTATCGACGCAGGTTTGCGCTATGAGACCCAGACGCTCACCTACACCTCTCGCTTTGCGCCGCGAGGGGGCCTGGCTTGGTCTCCGCTAGGAGATGGTTCGACGGTGATCCGAGGCGGTCTTGGTATCTTCTATGACTCGATACCACTCCAGACTTACGCCTTTAGCAGTTATCCAGAGCAGGTCGTGACGACCTACGACGGTAATGGCAACATTACGGACGGTCCCCGCCGCTATCTCAATTTGACCAGCGAGTCCCCGTCACGGTGCCTATTTATCCATCAAGGTCGACGTGACGGCAATTTCGCCCCTTACAGTGTTGCCTGGAACATTGAGGGTGAACGCGTCGTTAATCAATATTTCAGCCTTCGCTTGCGTTATCTTCATGCAGATGCGCGCAACCAACTGACACTCACCCCGCAAACGAGTACGAGTGAAAGCGCCCTGGTACTTGCTGGCTCAGGCGCGCTGCAGACCCACCAGTTTGAATTCACGTCACGCCTTGGTGCGGAAAAGGAACGCCAATTCTTCTTCTCTTATGTACGCCAATTTGCTGGTGGAGACATTACCGACGCGTCCGCGTATCTGGGAGACTTTCCTTTCCCTGTCGTCCGGTCGCAGATCACAGCTCGCACAACTGGCGAGATCCCGAATCGGTTTCTTCTGTGGGGTACAACTAAGCTGCCATGGCGAATGCATATATGGCCGCGCGTAGAATATCGCAACGGATTCACCTGGCAGCCTGTCGACCAATTTCAGAATTACATCTCGCTTGTATCTGCGGCGCAGCCGCGATACCCAGCGTACTTCACGGCCGATCTGCGGGTAGGGAAGGACTTCACCATGGCCACAAAGCATGCCGTGCGAATTTCGCTGACATTCCGTAATCTGACAGACCATAACAATCCGCTTCAGGTGCACAACAATTCTGGCGACCCACTATACGGATCTTTCTTTGGCAACTACGGGCGGCACCTTTTAGCTGATTTCGATTTCCTCTTCTAA
- the dctA gene encoding C4-dicarboxylate transporter DctA: protein MGSASIEQLPVGATDELKRKTPFYFSFWFQVCVAIVLAIGLGYFSPARAVAMKPLGDAFIRLITMVVTPIIFCTVVSGIAGMQDLKKVGRVGGKALLYFEVVSTLALFIGLVVGNLVHPGAGFNVNPATLDAKAVEGYAGQAKAQSVTDFAMHIIPVTIVDAFAKGDILQVLLVTVLFGFALSFMGARCAPLLALLDTVTHAIFGVVNIIMRLAPLGAFGAMAFTVGKYGIGSLGPLLKLIGTFYITSILFVVVVLGGVALLAGFNVFRFLLYIKEEILLVLAVASSEAALPSLIEKLEAVGCSKGLVGLVVPTGYAFNTDGTSLYITLAALFVAQATGTHLTLTQQLTIFAVAVLTSKGASGVQGASFIALVGTLSVVSTVPVAGMALILGIDRFMSMFRAAVNMIGNGVATLVVARWEKEIDSPTLRRSL, encoded by the coding sequence ATGGGAAGTGCCAGCATAGAACAGCTCCCCGTCGGGGCGACGGATGAGCTGAAGCGCAAAACTCCGTTCTACTTCAGCTTCTGGTTTCAGGTCTGCGTCGCTATCGTGCTGGCAATCGGGCTCGGCTACTTCAGCCCTGCCCGCGCCGTCGCCATGAAGCCCCTAGGCGACGCATTCATCCGGCTTATCACTATGGTCGTCACCCCGATCATCTTCTGCACAGTTGTCTCCGGCATCGCCGGAATGCAGGACTTGAAGAAAGTCGGTCGAGTGGGCGGCAAGGCCCTCCTGTACTTCGAGGTCGTATCGACACTGGCTCTTTTTATCGGTCTGGTGGTAGGCAATCTGGTCCATCCCGGTGCTGGGTTCAACGTCAATCCCGCGACTCTCGACGCCAAAGCCGTTGAGGGCTATGCCGGCCAGGCGAAGGCGCAGAGCGTAACAGACTTTGCAATGCACATCATCCCGGTCACGATCGTGGATGCATTTGCCAAGGGCGATATTCTGCAGGTTTTGCTGGTAACCGTTCTGTTTGGCTTCGCCTTGTCCTTCATGGGCGCGCGTTGCGCACCGCTTCTTGCTCTACTGGACACGGTTACGCACGCGATCTTTGGGGTCGTCAACATAATTATGCGTCTTGCGCCCTTGGGTGCATTCGGCGCTATGGCCTTTACCGTGGGCAAGTATGGCATCGGGTCGCTCGGACCGCTGCTCAAGCTCATCGGGACTTTTTACATCACTTCGATTTTGTTCGTTGTAGTCGTGCTGGGGGGTGTTGCGCTTCTGGCGGGCTTTAACGTTTTCAGGTTCCTTCTGTATATCAAGGAAGAGATCCTTCTGGTACTGGCTGTGGCCTCTTCCGAGGCTGCACTGCCATCGCTCATCGAAAAGCTTGAGGCAGTGGGGTGTTCGAAGGGGCTGGTGGGCCTGGTAGTACCCACCGGGTACGCGTTCAACACCGACGGCACGAGCCTTTACATTACTTTGGCAGCGCTCTTCGTGGCCCAGGCCACGGGAACGCATCTCACACTCACCCAACAGTTGACCATCTTCGCCGTTGCCGTCCTCACCTCCAAAGGGGCGAGTGGCGTACAAGGCGCTTCCTTCATCGCGTTAGTTGGAACTCTATCGGTCGTTTCAACCGTTCCGGTCGCGGGCATGGCTCTTATTCTCGGTATCGACCGCTTTATGAGCATGTTTCGCGCCGCGGTCAACATGATTGGCAATGGCGTGGCAACCCTCGTGGTCGCCCGGTGGGAGAAAGAAATCGACTCTCCGACACTACGCCGCAGCCTGTAG
- a CDS encoding cupin domain-containing protein — MAHAVVRFEEKNLSVPDGYGPHSKGYSRVSLIDHRTAEAAVHMAHQIVQLEPGGHLEQNVLAYEKSLYVLEGELDLMMDGRAYRMGQGDYALVLVGTPHAMRSSSGNGARWMEMIAPQPLARSVGQDTFFVGEFDWPTRIERFDKGDARTRFVGHFEDAQLPPPGNLQMDGYSGDGARLISQKMMVDRNFGSAHMTMFVVEFAKGGGGSHHTHPFEESYFFVSGIGECEFEGKKYVVEPGTLCWTGVGAKHAIFTKGDEPVRFIETQTPQPPARQAFRFDSEWRIMRERYPT, encoded by the coding sequence ATGGCTCATGCAGTAGTTCGTTTTGAAGAAAAGAATCTTTCGGTGCCCGACGGCTATGGTCCGCATTCAAAGGGCTACTCGCGGGTCTCACTTATCGACCATCGCACGGCCGAAGCGGCCGTCCACATGGCTCATCAGATAGTTCAGCTTGAACCTGGTGGTCATCTCGAACAGAACGTGCTCGCCTATGAGAAAAGTCTTTACGTCCTCGAAGGTGAGCTTGACCTGATGATGGATGGCAGAGCCTATCGAATGGGTCAGGGCGACTACGCCCTTGTGCTCGTGGGGACACCACACGCAATGCGGTCAAGCAGCGGCAATGGCGCCCGGTGGATGGAGATGATCGCCCCGCAGCCACTTGCCAGAAGCGTTGGGCAGGATACCTTTTTCGTGGGCGAATTTGATTGGCCGACCAGGATCGAGCGTTTCGATAAAGGCGACGCTCGTACGCGTTTCGTTGGACACTTCGAAGATGCGCAGCTTCCCCCGCCGGGCAACTTGCAAATGGACGGCTATAGCGGTGATGGTGCGCGATTGATCAGCCAAAAGATGATGGTCGATCGCAACTTTGGATCGGCGCACATGACGATGTTCGTAGTGGAATTCGCGAAGGGCGGTGGCGGCTCTCACCACACGCATCCCTTTGAGGAGTCGTACTTCTTCGTCTCGGGCATTGGCGAGTGTGAGTTTGAGGGCAAGAAATACGTTGTTGAGCCCGGCACGTTGTGCTGGACAGGAGTCGGCGCAAAGCACGCGATCTTCACAAAGGGCGATGAGCCGGTCCGATTTATTGAGACGCAAACGCCTCAACCACCGGCGCGTCAAGCGTTCCGATTCGATAGCGAGTGGCGTATCATGCGCGAGCGGTACCCGACCTGA
- a CDS encoding dihydrolipoamide acetyltransferase family protein, translated as MPALEMAQETGKLVGWLKKEGDSVAKGDLLLEIETDKAVMEVEATADGILAGVTGEIGTDIPVGQTIAWILKPGEALPASAAAEVPVTSPVTEMSLPLVDVSQQPTTSAGKVSPKARRLAKEAGIDLSSVIGSGQDGEILASDIQALIDALPNAPITPAAVQHEPLTSIGRLMAERTTQSWTTVPHFFLQQEVDATALNDARAARGAAIEQALGVKLTHTDIMIALVARTLARHPRLNASWIEDGIRLNPEVNVAIAMAVEDGVVAPVVRNAHNAPLGEIARQRRELTDRARAGRLRPADLTGGTFTISNLGMFHIDSFCAIITPPQAAILAVGQIAERVVPINGVITVRPMLSLTISCDHRVIDGAKAATFLHDLAEAIHEPGRWLT; from the coding sequence ATGCCCGCACTCGAAATGGCGCAGGAGACAGGAAAACTTGTCGGCTGGCTCAAGAAGGAAGGCGACAGCGTTGCTAAGGGCGACCTCCTTCTCGAAATAGAAACGGACAAGGCGGTCATGGAGGTAGAAGCCACTGCTGACGGCATCCTTGCCGGAGTCACAGGCGAAATCGGAACAGACATTCCGGTAGGCCAGACGATCGCCTGGATACTCAAACCAGGAGAAGCTCTGCCGGCGTCAGCCGCGGCTGAGGTTCCTGTAACTTCCCCTGTCACAGAAATGTCCCTCCCTTTGGTGGACGTCTCTCAGCAGCCCACGACATCCGCAGGTAAAGTCTCTCCCAAGGCGCGCAGACTGGCAAAGGAGGCTGGCATCGATCTGAGTTCGGTGATCGGTTCAGGCCAGGATGGAGAGATTCTAGCCTCCGACATCCAGGCCCTCATCGATGCGCTCCCGAATGCTCCAATCACTCCGGCAGCGGTTCAACACGAGCCATTGACTTCTATCGGCCGACTCATGGCAGAGCGCACCACGCAAAGCTGGACCACCGTACCGCACTTCTTCCTTCAGCAGGAGGTCGATGCAACAGCGTTGAACGACGCGCGTGCTGCGCGCGGTGCCGCAATAGAACAAGCACTCGGCGTAAAGCTTACACACACGGATATCATGATCGCGCTTGTGGCTCGCACGCTGGCCAGACATCCGCGCCTCAATGCCAGTTGGATTGAGGATGGAATCCGCCTCAACCCAGAGGTGAATGTGGCGATTGCAATGGCAGTCGAGGACGGCGTCGTAGCGCCCGTCGTTCGAAACGCGCACAATGCACCGCTCGGAGAGATCGCCAGGCAACGCCGCGAGCTGACGGACCGTGCTCGGGCCGGGCGATTACGGCCTGCGGATCTTACAGGGGGCACCTTCACCATTAGCAACCTGGGAATGTTCCACATCGATTCCTTCTGCGCCATTATCACGCCGCCGCAGGCTGCAATTCTGGCTGTCGGCCAGATCGCCGAAAGGGTCGTTCCGATTAACGGCGTTATCACCGTGCGGCCCATGTTGAGCCTGACGATCTCATGCGATCACCGCGTGATCGATGGAGCCAAGGCTGCAACCTTCCTGCACGACCTGGCCGAAGCGATACACGAACCGGGCCGCTGGCTCACCTAA
- a CDS encoding M24 family metallopeptidase has product MALPTYGTMGVDWEQRIDFDRLRIERLQRAKDLLKKSEMGALLCFDMNNVRYLTSTHIGTWAQDKANRFVLLPQNDEPILWDFGSAARHHQLHCPWLGERSRPGISMLRGTMSPEHGRAEDVAKKIRIELEMRGLHKESVGIDIIELPVLFALQREGIKVIDGQQLMSEARVIKTKDEIALLNTSASMVDAAYHELYMAMKPGMRENEAVGLVSKVLYDMGSEYVEAVNAISGERCNPHPHVFSDRIMRPGDPVYYDILHSYMGYRTCYYRTFSIGYSSHAMVDAYKRCRDYLDAAIDLIRPGRTTGEVAAVWPKAQDFGFPNEEAAFALQYGHGIGLAIWEKPVISRLVSLDHPQEIKPGMVFALETFWPSKDGWSAARIEEEIVVTETGHEVITRFPAEKLLVAGAHYYTVGGPLPTTRETETAPSQDVRNLIAAGAQTERIGA; this is encoded by the coding sequence ATGGCACTGCCGACTTACGGAACAATGGGAGTTGACTGGGAGCAGCGTATCGATTTCGATCGCCTCCGTATAGAGAGACTCCAGCGCGCCAAGGACCTGCTCAAGAAGTCCGAAATGGGTGCATTGCTTTGCTTCGACATGAACAACGTGCGCTACCTAACGTCGACGCACATCGGCACCTGGGCTCAGGACAAAGCAAACCGCTTTGTCTTGTTGCCGCAGAACGATGAACCTATTTTGTGGGACTTCGGCTCGGCCGCACGGCATCACCAGCTGCATTGTCCCTGGCTGGGAGAGCGGTCGCGTCCGGGCATATCGATGTTGCGTGGCACCATGTCTCCTGAGCACGGCCGTGCGGAAGACGTCGCGAAGAAGATTCGAATCGAGTTGGAGATGCGCGGTCTGCATAAGGAGTCCGTGGGGATTGACATTATCGAGCTGCCGGTTCTGTTCGCCTTGCAGCGCGAGGGTATTAAGGTCATCGATGGCCAGCAACTCATGTCTGAAGCCCGCGTCATCAAGACGAAGGACGAGATCGCATTGCTCAACACGTCTGCTTCGATGGTCGACGCAGCCTATCACGAGCTCTATATGGCGATGAAGCCTGGCATGCGCGAGAACGAAGCCGTGGGCCTGGTCAGCAAAGTTCTCTATGACATGGGTTCAGAATACGTGGAAGCTGTGAATGCCATCTCGGGAGAAAGATGCAATCCTCATCCGCACGTCTTCTCCGACCGGATCATGCGCCCCGGCGATCCTGTCTACTACGACATCTTGCACTCCTACATGGGCTATCGCACCTGCTATTACCGCACCTTCTCGATTGGCTACTCGTCGCATGCGATGGTCGATGCCTACAAGCGTTGCAGAGACTATCTCGATGCTGCAATCGATCTCATCCGGCCCGGACGCACCACTGGCGAAGTTGCTGCGGTGTGGCCGAAAGCCCAGGACTTCGGCTTCCCCAACGAAGAGGCTGCCTTCGCACTCCAGTATGGGCACGGCATCGGCCTCGCAATCTGGGAAAAGCCGGTCATTAGCCGCCTCGTCTCGTTAGATCACCCGCAGGAAATCAAGCCGGGCATGGTTTTTGCGCTTGAGACATTCTGGCCCTCGAAGGATGGCTGGAGCGCCGCGCGCATTGAAGAAGAGATTGTAGTGACGGAGACCGGTCACGAGGTCATCACACGGTTTCCGGCAGAAAAACTCCTCGTCGCGGGCGCTCATTACTACACCGTCGGAGGACCTCTTCCCACGACGCGTGAAACCGAGACAGCACCAAGCCAAGACGTACGCAACCTGATTGCGGCCGGCGCACAAACAGAAAGGATCGGGGCTTGA
- a CDS encoding alpha-ketoacid dehydrogenase subunit beta, translating into MPDTSTRELTFAQAVREALAEEMRLDARVCILGEDVAEAGTPFKVLSGLVEEFGTDRVLDTPISEAGFTGIAVGAAMTGLRPVVDIMFGDFLTLTMDQMVNQAAKIHYMSGGKWRVPMVLRTTLGASRRSAAQHSQSLHAWLSHVPGLKVVIPSTPYDAKGLLKTAIRDENPVVFFEDKMMHHKLKGPVPTGEYTIPFGVADVKRVGTDITLVATSSMVQVALGAADMLAEVGISAEVVDPRTMWPLDEKTLIESAKKTSRAIVIDEGYGRYGVTAELASVISEGAFYHLDGPVIRMGAMHVPIPFSPPLEDLTVPTEKTLFAAAQKLCSKS; encoded by the coding sequence ATGCCTGATACCAGTACTCGTGAACTAACGTTTGCACAAGCAGTGCGGGAAGCTCTCGCAGAAGAGATGCGCCTCGACGCGCGCGTCTGCATCCTCGGCGAAGACGTGGCCGAAGCTGGCACTCCCTTCAAAGTGCTGTCCGGGCTTGTAGAGGAGTTCGGGACCGACCGTGTCCTCGATACACCCATCTCCGAAGCAGGGTTTACAGGCATCGCTGTCGGCGCAGCTATGACAGGCCTTCGTCCAGTCGTTGACATTATGTTCGGGGACTTCCTCACCCTCACGATGGACCAGATGGTTAACCAGGCTGCCAAGATCCACTATATGTCCGGCGGCAAATGGAGAGTCCCGATGGTACTTCGCACGACTTTGGGTGCCAGCCGCCGCTCGGCCGCTCAACATTCCCAGTCCCTGCACGCGTGGTTGAGCCACGTACCCGGCCTGAAAGTCGTGATACCCTCGACACCTTACGACGCCAAAGGCCTGCTCAAGACCGCGATCCGCGATGAGAACCCAGTCGTCTTCTTCGAAGACAAGATGATGCACCACAAACTCAAGGGGCCAGTGCCGACGGGAGAGTACACCATACCCTTCGGCGTTGCGGATGTTAAACGCGTGGGCACAGACATCACCCTGGTCGCCACCAGCAGTATGGTTCAAGTGGCGCTTGGGGCGGCTGACATGCTCGCAGAAGTCGGCATCAGCGCAGAGGTTGTCGATCCGCGAACAATGTGGCCGCTCGATGAGAAGACGCTCATTGAATCCGCGAAAAAGACCTCACGGGCCATCGTGATCGATGAAGGCTACGGTAGGTACGGTGTCACCGCGGAGCTGGCTTCGGTGATATCTGAAGGCGCGTTCTACCACCTCGACGGTCCGGTCATCCGCATGGGAGCGATGCATGTTCCCATACCATTTTCTCCTCCTCTGGAGGATCTGACCGTGCCGACCGAGAAGACACTCTTTGCAGCAGCACAAAAGCTCTGCAGCAAGTCGTAA
- a CDS encoding thiamine pyrophosphate-dependent dehydrogenase E1 component subunit alpha: protein MTTLSELPVNTITTKDLWMHAHRQMVRIRLFEEQVNELYTRALMPGLAHLYVGEEAIAVGICEALDKEDYVTSTHRGHGHCLAKGASPDLMFAELLGKEAGYCRGKGGSMHIADPATGNLGANAIVGGSMGIATGAAFSAKHLKNGRVAACFFGEGALGQGLFYEELNLAQLWKLPVIYVCENNLYNEYTHYSETTAGDICARATAFGVKAETVDGQDLRAVYTTAKQLIDRARAGEGPAFLMCNTYRYTGHHVGDINREYYRSKQEEQEWKSTRDPIKLHVEWLIRENLADAATCDAVEAEVREEMKAAVEFAIAASYPGPEEVEKHVYA from the coding sequence ATGACTACCCTCTCCGAACTGCCCGTAAACACCATTACCACGAAAGACCTCTGGATGCATGCCCACAGGCAGATGGTGCGCATCCGCCTGTTTGAAGAGCAGGTGAACGAGCTCTACACGCGTGCTCTGATGCCTGGCCTCGCTCACCTGTACGTCGGCGAAGAAGCTATCGCCGTAGGCATTTGCGAGGCGCTCGATAAGGAGGACTACGTCACCAGTACTCATCGGGGACACGGACACTGTCTGGCAAAAGGTGCGTCGCCTGATCTGATGTTTGCCGAGCTGCTGGGGAAGGAGGCCGGCTACTGCCGCGGCAAGGGCGGTTCGATGCACATCGCAGACCCAGCGACAGGCAATCTGGGCGCGAACGCCATTGTTGGCGGCAGTATGGGCATCGCTACAGGGGCGGCCTTCTCGGCAAAACATTTGAAGAATGGCCGCGTTGCCGCTTGTTTCTTCGGTGAAGGCGCTCTGGGCCAGGGCCTTTTCTATGAGGAGCTAAACCTGGCCCAACTCTGGAAGCTGCCGGTTATCTACGTCTGCGAAAACAACCTCTACAACGAGTACACGCACTACAGCGAGACCACTGCAGGCGACATCTGCGCTCGTGCCACCGCCTTCGGCGTCAAGGCAGAAACCGTGGATGGTCAGGACTTGAGGGCCGTTTACACCACGGCCAAGCAGCTTATTGATCGCGCCCGCGCAGGCGAGGGGCCAGCCTTCCTGATGTGCAATACATATCGGTACACCGGCCATCACGTCGGCGACATTAACCGCGAATACTACCGCAGCAAGCAGGAAGAGCAGGAGTGGAAGAGCACGCGCGACCCCATCAAGCTGCATGTCGAATGGCTTATTCGCGAAAACCTCGCAGATGCGGCCACGTGCGACGCTGTCGAGGCCGAGGTTCGCGAAGAGATGAAGGCAGCCGTGGAGTTCGCCATCGCAGCTTCATATCCGGGACCGGAAGAAGTGGAGAAGCACGTCTATGCCTGA